In Oncorhynchus tshawytscha isolate Ot180627B linkage group LG28, Otsh_v2.0, whole genome shotgun sequence, a genomic segment contains:
- the LOC112227342 gene encoding uncharacterized protein LOC112227342 isoform X2, producing MPRGNMDHTAVDQFDISAFLNLMTQCSYFAKFVKSKTLITQVTNVRNQVMHSADFRVEKRELESYLGRIKDLGQALKTHYPKFSELTEEIEQLQNTDFSFIMSCVGKKIVLAADKIPESMLKLQNFLSLEQQILKEKLECLSQRYEEDRETALTLEELQCVRVFLEGNNDLQKSLAPQWERLTEVQERVDTLTFRVDTLEMNTRTHDPEFSTDILKYKNHLYEEARRQGWPEPVFSEIKEALGYRGRVQVRGQTFEGVQVCPKSKTAHQEVAKLALSQLAKDCASLSELANDTEEGEASSSQTDQPQSLSCTGPVFFGSVTVVLKTDITSGEGHSGMTEAVQSAYKKLALLLDLPESASSYKDVVLEHCHTRDVPPPEEAVQSDAEEKTYQCTLRFTGPITFYVPEGSSKKKQACQQAAKVALQRLSGVLGSKEVMGGNYVSTLKELLEAQTPQLDKPAYDVTDRGRGAGEVTERGEWRNVEG from the exons ATGCCCCGTGGAAATATGGACCACACCGCTGTGGACCAATTTGACATCTCAGCCTTCCTCAATCTCATGACCCAATGCAGCTACTTTGCCAAGTTTGTGAAGTCCAAAACTCTTATCACACAG gtGACCAACGTGAGGAACCAGGTGATGCACTCGGCTGACTTCCGGGTGGAGAAGAGGGAGTTAGAATCTTACCTAGGGCGAATCAAAGACCTGGGCCAGGCTCTGAAAACACACTACCCCAAATTCAGTGAGCTGACAGAGGAGATCGAACAG CTCCAGAATACAGACTTCAGTTTTATCATGAGCTGTGTTGGGAAGAAGATTGTACTTGCGGCAGATAAGATCCCAGAGAGCATGCTGAAACTCCAGAACTTTCTGAGTCTGGAACAACAGATACTGAAGGAAAAGTTGGAGTGTCTGTCCCAACGCtatgaagaggacagagagacagccctTACT CTGGAGGAGTTGCAGTGTGTGAGGGTGTTTCTGGAGGGGAACAATGACCTGCAGAAGAGCCTGGCGCCACAGtgggagagactgacagaggtgcAGGAAAGAGTGGACACACTCACCTTCAGAGTGGACACACTGGAgatgaacacacgcacacacg ATCCTGAGTTCAGTACTGACATCCTCAAATATAAGAACCATCTGTATGAGGAGGCCAGGAGGCAAGGGTGGCCTGAGCCTGTCTTCTCAGAGATAAAGGAAGCCCTCG GTTACAGGGGTCGTGTGCAGGTGAGAGGGCAGACATTTGAAGGTGTTCAGGTGTGCCCAAAGTCGAAGACAGCGCACCAGGAAGTGGCTAAACTGGCCCTGAGCCAGCTAGCCAAGGACTGTGCTAGCCTGAGTGAGCTAGCCAATGacacagaggagggggaggcatCAAGTAGCCAGACGGACCAACCACAAAGCCTCTCATGCACAG GCCCCGTGTTCTTTGGTAGTGTCACTGTGGTCCTTAAAACTGACATCACCTCTGGAGAGGGGCATTCTGGAATGACAGAGGCTGTTCAGTCTGCCTACAAGAAACTAGCTCTCCTGTTGGATCTACCAGAATCAG CTTCCTCCTATAAGGATGTGGTCCTGGAGCACTGTCATACGCGGGATGTCCCACCCCCAGAGGAGGCTGTCCAATCGGATGCAGAGGAGAAGACCTACCAATGCACTCTTCGATTCACTGGACCAATCACCTTCTATGTCCCAG AGGGTTCCAGCAAAAAGAAACAGGCATGTCAGCAGGCAGCTAAAGTGGCCCTCCAGCGGCTGTCCGGGGTCCTCGGCAGTAAGGAAGTGATGGGAGGGAACTACGTGAGCACCCTAAAAGAGCTGCTGGAGGCTCAGACCCCACAACTGGACAAGCCTGCGTATGATGTCacagacagaggaaggggagCGGGGGAGGTCACTgagaggggggagtggaggaACGTGGAGGGCTGA
- the LOC112226686 gene encoding uncharacterized protein LOC112226686: MIHSVQPPESQVVPVSLMETLVTMDPMATTVTMVAMHTTAPINTTITMETQGGVASESDPRQATPTLPEESSVSSDGRGFVMCVAVRVQKDLDPHEASSREEALQAAYCSLLQGLSLGPPPTAGGEKQSVLEFFRRAKCDPPVEDCVTTMEGKHRCTLRIVGELTFHSTEAAPKKQQAEHCAAKEALRRLSGVLGGDIGRAGPNYKGKLQELLVKHGGGAKPEYKNIEANKIRTGAAASQMTGETAAVGTTLQGDKLSITTETTPDDSGPPSSKRSAGGEMEEIRRCLALWSLQPPCVVCEDVSVEQLCKWMVEVRLDRHAFWNQTLFSSKKEAIRWSCHSLGTAGDIFQPGTDESKSTAVVKAFFLQRSFPLPVEEVAEPEKGRFCCNLKDITCVFTYRGEGSSEAAACQSAYQRALSRLAPFIGYCGPVAPPSSTEDAKQRLSTLLEGTALTSVNSALSETQYRISAQLRFSGYSMETEGQDSRKATRAQLSQRLLGLLGEDEMDSTASVRNVLDEWFAKKGLEKPGFEYTNDKFGTKVTFSAPLICSYKEWQASREKAKKKLIDELQRRVKYFCDGSTN; the protein is encoded by the exons ATGATACATAGCGTGCAGCCCCCCGAGAGTCAGGTGGTCCCAGTGTCACTCATGGAAACCTTGGTTACTATGGACCCCATGGCTACCACAGTCACCATGGTTGCCATGCATACCACAGCCCCCATAAATACCACAATTACCATGGAGACCCAGGGGGGAGTGGCCTCAGAGTCAGACCCCCGCCAAGCCACGCCCACCCTCCCAGAGGAGAGCAGCGTCTCTTCAG ATGGCCGGGGGTTCGTTATGTGTGTGGCGGTACGTGTGCAGAAGGACCTTGACCCACACGAGGCCTCCTCTCGAGAGGAGGCGCTACAGGCAGCCTACTGCAGTCTGCTCCAGGGCCTGTCCCTGGGTCCGCCGCCTACAGCAG GTGGTGAGAAGCAGAGTGTGTTGGAGTTCTTCAGACGGGCAAAGTGTGACCCCCCAGTGGAGGACTGTGTAACAACAATGGAGGGAAAGCACAGATGCACTCTAAGAATCGTAGGCGAGCTCACCTTCCACAGCACAG aggCGGCCCCCAAAAAGCAGCAGGCAGAGCATTGCGCAGCTAAGGAGGCCCTGAGGCGTCTGAGTGGGGTTTTGGGCGGAGACATCGGCAGAGCGGGTCCAAACTACAAGGGTAAACTCCAGGAGTTGCTGgtcaagcatggaggaggagccaAGCCAGAGTACAAAAATATTGAGGCTAACAAGATCAGAACAGGAGCCG ctgCAAGTCAGATGACCGGGGAAACTGCTGCTGTTGGCACTACTCTACAGGGTGACAAGTTGTCAATTACCACGGAGACAACACCTGACGATTCCGGCCCGCCTTCGTCTAAGAGATCTgcagggggagagatggaag aaatCCGGCGGTGTCTGGCACTGTGGAGTCTGCAGCCcccgtgtgtggtgtgtgaggatGTGTCTGTGGAGCAGTTGTGTAAGTGGATGGTGGAGGTCCGACTAGACCGCCACGCCTTCTGGAACCAGACCCTGTTCAGCTCTAAGAAAGAGGCTATCCGCTGGTCCTGCCACAGCCTGGGTACAGCAGGGGATATCTTCCAGCCTGGCACCG aCGAGAGTAAGTCCACAGCGGTGGTGAAGGCTTTTTTCCTGCAGCGGTCGTTCCCGTTGCCTGTGGAGGAAGTAGCAGAACCAGAGAAGGGCAGGTTCTGCTGCAATCTCAAAGACATCACCTGTGTCTTCACCTACCGTGGAGAGG GTTCCAGTGAGGCTGCAGCATGTCAGTCGGCCTACCAGAGGGCGCTGTCTCGTCTTGCTCCTTTCATTGGCTACTGTGGTCCTGTGGCCCCACCTAGCAGCACTGAGGATGCGAAGCAAAGGCTCAGCACTCTGTTGGAGGGGACAGCCCTTACATCTGTGAACTCTGCCCTTTCAGAAACTCAGTACAGAATCTCCGCCCAGCTTAGGTTCTCGGG GTACAGCATGGAGACTGAAGGACAGGACAGTAGGAAAGCTACCAGAGCCCAACTCAGCCAGCGCTTACTGGGCCTACTTGGGGAGGATGAGATGG ACTCCACAGCCTCGGTGAGGAACGTTCTAGATGAGTGGTTTGCGAAGAAAGGTCTGGAGAAACCTGGATTTGAGTACACTAATGACAAGTTTGGGACAAAAGTCACCTTCTCTGCCCCTCTCATCTGCTCCTACAAAG AGTGGCAAGCCAGCCGGGAGAAAGCTAAGAAGAAATTAATCGATGAACTGCAGAGGCGGGTCAAATACTTTTGTGATGGAAGCACCAACTGA
- the LOC112227343 gene encoding cytokine receptor common subunit gamma, giving the protein MGLYLVVPWVCAVVLHSLGRAEKVTQMTETSFSESTEGLTARTVTTTLDVTRSPARHTHQSLEPDQKQELPPLYPCQDDETEYSERVYQRDSHGVMQLVQSDDDEDSEDYEDTDIDTSIHPCNLSPSGLARCLIYPTNQLHCSWKFHGLLNDSQSSASVSVCRNNESISSVDCVSEVMGGQGWPGGVVRGVSAGCQGSVGDGVTSLSLTFKVSRPGVCCIYTNKMDTIDIEVLRSPPNITAWVREEGLLVQWDLPSNTAPRCFHYQLHINDLVRSFTEGLTFTETNLDHTQRYDVKMRVRKNSNCRGSEHWSSWSNTIHVAPSESYNQLNNPAVVGITLGIPMILLALLLLIRLQRDRLFPPIPGPPLKIKHLLERDDLLQALPSKCVEEITVVEEAEETPVNMAS; this is encoded by the exons ATGGGGCTATATCTGGTGGTCCCCTGGGTCTGTGCTGTGGTGCTGCATTCCCTTGGGAGAGCAGAGAAAg taacTCAAATGACTGAAACAAGTTTCTCTGAGAGCACAGAAGGGTTGACTGCGAGGACAGTTACTACAACGCTGGATGTGACCCGAAGCCctgctagacacacacaccagagcctAGAACCTGACCAGAAGCAAGAACTGCCTCCCTTATACCCCTGTCAGGATGACGAGACGGAGTACAGTGAA AGAGTGTACCAGAGGGATTCTCATGGTGTTATGCAGCTGGTTCAGAGCGACGACGATGAAGACAGCGAGGACTATGAAGACACTGACATTGACACCAGCATTCACCCCTGCAACCTATCACCCA GTGGACTGGCCCGCTGTCTTATCTACCCAACCAATCAACTCCACTGCTCCTGGAAATTCCATGGTCTCCTTAATGACAGCCAATCCTCTGCCTCTGTCTC tGTGTGTAGGAACAATGAGAGTATCTCCAGTGTGGACTGTGTCTCTGAGGTCATGGGAGGCCAGGGATGGCCTGGCGGTGTGGTTCGAGGCGTGTCTGCTGGCTGCCAGGGGAGTGTGGGTGACGGCGTCACCTCTTTGAGTCTCACTTTCAAAGTGTCACGCCCCGGCGTGTGCTGCATCTACACCAATAAAATGGACACCATAGATATTGAAGTACTGCGCTCGCCCCCCAACATCACTGCCTGGGTCAGAGAGGAGGGTCTGCTGGTGCAGTGGGATCTTCCGTCCAACACCGCACCCAGATGCTTCCACTACCAGCTCCACATCAATGACCTG GTGAGGAGCTTCACAGAGGGACTGACATTCACTGAGACCAACCTGGACCACACACAACGGTACGACGTGAAGATGAGGGTGAGGAAGAATAGTAACTGCAGAGGATCTGAACACTGGAGCAGCTGGAGCAACACCATCC atgtggCCCCGTCTGAATCATACAATCAGCTGAACAATCCGGCGGTTGTTGGCATCACTCTGGGGATACCCATGATCCTCCTGGCTCTGCTGCTGCTGATCAGACTCCAGAG ggacCGTCTGTTTCCCCCCATCCCTGGCCCCCCACTGAAGATTAAACACCTCTTGGAGAGAGACGACCTACTTCAG GCCCTGCCGTCCAAATGTGTTGAGGAGATCACAGTGGTGGAGGAAGCTGAGGAAACACCTGTCAATATGGCCAGTTAA